The Hoplias malabaricus isolate fHopMal1 chromosome 9, fHopMal1.hap1, whole genome shotgun sequence genome contains a region encoding:
- the mtm1 gene encoding myotubularin: MASAPIPAFNSTPLENSSSQNASRENLKMEPLADVALLPGEERVIDKDLIYMCPFNGALKGKVFITNFRLYFKSTDTESTVTLDVPLGTISRIEKMGGASSRGENSYGLDITCKDMRNLRFALKQEGHSRRDIFGELFKYAFPLSHGLPLFSFLSQEKFEENGWIVYKAMDEYRRQGLPNERWRISFINSSYELCDTYPTILVVPFKATEEDLRRVATFRSRCRIPVLSWIHRENQAVIMRCSQPLVGMSGKRNKDDERYLDIIREANGTTKLTIYDARPNVNAVANKATGGGYEGDDAYQNAELVFLDIHNIHVMRESLKKLKDIVYPNVEESHWLSSLESTHWLEHIKLVLSGAIQVADKVSSGNSVVVHCSDGWDRTAQLTSLAMLMLDSYYRTLRGFQVLIEKEWIGFGHKFASRIGHGDKNHADQDRSPIFLQFIDCVWQMTKQFPTAFEFNERFLITVLDHLYSCRFGTFLYNCESVRESNNVRTKTVSVWSLINSNTSSYINPFFTPESSRVLYPVASMRHLELWVNYYIRWNPRIRHQQSPVEQRYKELLALRDQYLKKLEELQVSDSTHLSNSSTPNAASPNQHITHLQTPF; encoded by the exons ATGGCCTCGGCTCCCATACCGGCATTTAACTCCACTCCACTGGAGAACAGCTCCAGTCAAAAC GCTTCCAGGGAGAATTTGAAGATGGAGCCCCTTGCAGATGTTGCCTTACttccaggagaggagagagtgatTG ACAAAGACCTCATCTACATGTGCCCGTTTAACGGAGCGCTGAAAGGGAAAGTATTCATCACCAATTTTAGACTGTACTTCAAGAGCACTGATacg GAGTCAACAGTTACCCTTGATGTACCCCTGGGTACAATCAGCAGGATAGAGAAAATGGGCGGAGCCTCCAGTCGAGGGGAGAATTCTTACGGGCTGGACATCACCTGCAAG GACATGAGAAACCTGCGGTTTGCTCTGAAGCAGGAGGGCCACAGTCGGAGAGACATCTTTGGGGAGCTGTTCAAATATGCTTTCCCACTCTCTCATGGACTG CCCCTCTTTTCATTTTTGAGTCAGGAGAAGTTTGAGGAGAACGGCTGGATCGTTTATAAGGCCATGGATGAGTACAGGCGTCAG GGTCTGCCCAATGAAAGATGGAGGATTTCCTTCATCAACTCAAGCTATGAGTTGTGTGACACTTACCCCACCATCCTGGTAGTTCCTTTCAAAGCCACGGAAGAGGACCTCCGGCGAGTGGCTACCTTCCGCTCCCGCTGTCGTATACCG GTGCTGTCATGGATCCACAGGGAGAATCAAGCAGTAATAATGCGTTGTAGTCAGCCCCTGGTGGGCATGAGTGGCAAACGCAACAAGGATGATGAGCGCTACCTGGACATTATCCGTGAAGCCAACGGCACGACTAAGCTCACCATCTATGATGCCAGGCCTAACGTCAATGCTGTGGCTAATAAG GCCACGGGAGGGGGCTATGAGGGTGACGATGCCTATCAGAATGCTGAGCTCGTTTTCCTGGACATCCACAACATTCATGTGATGAGGGAGTCATTGAAGAAGCTGAAGGATATTGTTTACCCCAACGTAGAGGAATCTCACTGGCTCTCCAGCCTGGAGTCCACTCACTGGCTGGAGCACATCAAG CTGGTGTTGTCAGGGGCGATCCAGGTAGCTGATAAGGTGTCTTCAGGGAACTCTGTGGTGGTGCACTGCAGTGATGGCTGGGACCGCACAGCTCAGCTCACCTCTCTGGCCATGCTGATGCTGGACTCTTACTACCGGACACTCAGGGGTTTCCAGGTGCTGATAGAGAAGGAATGGATCGGTTTCGGACACAAGTTCGCCTCg AGAATCGGCCATGGAGACAAAAATCACGCAGATCAGGACAGGTCACCCATATTTTTGCAGTTCATAGACTGTGTTTGGCAGATGACCAAACAG ttcCCAACAGCGTTTGAGTTTAATGAACGTTTCCTGATAACAGTCTTGGATCACCTGTACAGCTGCCGCTTTGGCACTTTCCTCTACAACTGTGAGAGTGTCAGGGAGAGCAAT aatgtCCGGACGAAGACGGTGTCTGTATGGTCTCTGATTAACAGCAACACGTCTTCCTACATAAACCCATTTTTCACACCAGAATCAAGCCGTGTGCTTTACCCAGTAGCCAGCATGCGTCACTTAGAACTTTGGGTGAATTACTATATCAGATGGAATCCTCGTATACGGCACCAG CAAAGTCCGGTGGAGCAGCGCTATAAGGAACTCTTGGCTCTTCGAGATCAGTATCTGAAGAAACTGGAGGAGCTGCAGGTTTCGGACTCGACCCACTTGAGCAACAGCTCCACTCCTAATGCTGCTTCACCCAATCAGCACATCACACACTTGCAGACACCCTTCTGA